AACCTCTCCATATACCTAAATATCTCTatgtttttgttactattaCAACCTCACCGTACTCGTCCCGCAGTTGTCCCGCACGTTACCATTCCGAGCCTTAGAaatagagagatagagagcgAGACCGAAAGGGAGACtgagatacatatatatatatatatatatatataggtgaaATAGAGAAAATTAAAGATTATGATAGAGAGAGATAGAGGGaggctgagagagagagacccaaagagatataaaatagatgaaacaagtgaaatagagagagagagagagagagagagagagagagagagagagagagagagagagagagagagagagagagagagagagagagagagagagagagagatttagtgtttagggtatacccaagggtttacaatttagtgtttaggatttacctaagggtttaggatatatccaagaatttagggtttagtgtttggatttttatccatgggtttaagctttgtccaaagggtttatggtatagtgtttagtgtttatgatttactcttttgtgactgtttaaaaattgttaaaaaaaattcatcttttggcaactactaatatttttcatttatttttaaaacttaacacaaattattattattttatttattatctttaaagaaaactgtacattaattggcatactatgattagttggtaattcagcCAAGAAAAagtcatgataaaatattaaactagaaaacattcccatataaatcaaaattgtggtagttaaagataatcgatgaattaaaagaatgtttatatttttatattttttttaaaaaaaaggtttacgatgagagagagagagagagaaagagagagagagtgatagataactacgatccacttatgcacttataataataacgtaacatgtagtatatgaattagacataatgatacgtaaagattgagaaagaattataatctacttatatatttatactaatagcgAGACGGGTAATATATGGATCATATGAATGCTCGCACGCACGATATGTGgattagtgtttggatttttatccaagggtttaagctttgtccaagaatttagggtttagtgtttggatttttatccaagggtttaagctttgtccaagggtttagggtatagtgtttagtgtttatgatttactcttttgtgactgtttaaaaattgtttaaagaaattcatcttttggcaactactaatatttttcatttattttaaaaacttaacacaaattattattattttatttattatctttaaagaaaactgtacattaattggcaaactatgattagttggtaattcacccaagaaaaagtcatgataaaatattaaactaggaaacattcccatataaatcaaaattgtggtagttaaagataatcgatgaatttttcttgggtttacatttttatatttttcaaaaaaatgtttacgatgagagagagagagagagagagagatagataactacgatccacttatgcacttataataataacgtaacatgtagtatatgaattagacataatgatcgtaaagattgagaaagaattataatctacttatatatttatactaatagctaGACGGGTAATATATGGATCATATGAATGCTCGCACGCACGATATGatcgtaattacctttttatctttttcaaaaaaataaaaggcttatgatgagagagagagagagagagagagagagtaatatgtggagaaacctaaatgagtaagatacaaagatactacaagagtgaaatataattacgattcacttatgcactaataataatagctatacatgcaatatataaatcatattgaTGCCTGCACATgcatgatttatttatttcatatttcaaagtatatgataataatttaaacatcaaagtaaattgaattaagtaatgtctaaaaggcttatagttttgaaccacaaagactgaatgaagaacaaatttagttttaataatacataaaacatatgaatcgtatttgaataatacataaaacatatgaagaacaaatttagttttaataatacataaaacatttgattataCAGTTGaacatctataaattaataatgttgggactacaccaaacctataatttttattaatttataaaaattattaatttatcgagatactaattgaaccaaaaaattaatttgggactatgaaattatattaatttatagagatattaatttatagattattaatttatagaggttatactgtattttaataatatttatacataaaacataagaacCGTATAAATGCCCGCACATGAGATTGCTCGCTGGTCTTACTGATGATGCAGCAAAAGAGCTTCAATCCTtctcaaaataaattttggatattggagatggaaaaataaatttgcCTAACGACGGTCAAGTTGAGATTGACATCCCTTCTGATTTGCTGATAAAAAATAGTGGAGAAGATTCTATTGAGACTATGGCAaaagaggtttatggacaagcttttcaaacctcaacagataaggatttgtatagacatcgagccattctcactcccacaaatgatgaagtggataaaataaatgattacatgttttcgcagttgccaggtaacatatttttgtgtttactcttatgttcCAGTGACTTTTTACATGTCACTAAAGTAAATGATTTACATATGCTTTCAGGTGAAGAGAAGGTTTACCTTAGCTCTGACAGTATTATCCCATCCGATATTGACGTAGAAGAAAATGTAGTATATCCTCCAGAGTTTTTGAACAGTGTTAAAGTGGTTGGACTGCCTAGACATTATTTGAAGCTGAAGGTTGGTGCTCATATTATGTGTCTCTGTAACATGGATCTTGCAGATGACTTATGCAATGGTAATAGGCTAATTGTTACTCAGTTACTGCCCCATGTGATAAAAGGTAGAATTATAATCGGAAACACTATTGCTGGAGACAAAGTCTGGATTCTTAGAATGTATGTCATCCCACCTGACACAATGTTTCCCTTCAGAATGCGTCGAAGACAGTTTCCCGTTACATTGGCTTTCGCGATGGCCATCAACAAAAGCCAAGGTCAAACACTAGAAAGTGTTGATTTGTTTCTGCCTAGGTCAGTGTTCTCTCATGGTCAGCTCTACGTTGCACTTTCAAGAGTTAAGTCGAGAGCTggattaaaaattctaataactGGTAAAGAAAGAAAGCCGgagacaaaaacattgaatgttGTATACAAACAAGTTTTTCAGAAATTCTGTAGGAAGGGTACGTAATTGTTATCTactttttctaatatttttttaaaagtatataaattgttacaatttttttttgtatttgccAGATGGGTAGTGATGAGTATGAAGATCGATAGTATTTCATTGCCAATCAGTTTTCTGACTATTCCGATCATGGTATGTCAATTTAATATTCTCTTATGttcaataaaatttacaaatttataaatctttcaAATTATGTTAACCCGTCCACTTgcttacaaaattaaatttatttttgccGGGTTTCTAATGGAATTGTTTTCTTTATCGAGAATTGTACTTCatactttatataatttatggataatatttttaattttattatattttcttttaatatgtcTACATAAATTTTACGAGTaaaattatgcataaaaattTTTTCACCTAAAATAAAGAATTACAACACATATACAATACAGTTCTAATTAGtgataatgtaaaatatgttacttctcaaactatacactattaattccagatttggaaaataaaatattttcttaaacacaaaaATTATTTTGGGACGTTGCAATTATACATATAGACAATAACTAACTCTTGATACCGAAGTTACTTTGTTCCATCTggtctttttaaaatattgaatacCAGCATTTTTTCTGTGCCTGATGCTTTATCCCAAAGATGGTAGTCTTATGATTTAAAATCCGTTACTTCCAAACTTGAGTACTATTTTATCCATAATTTGAAACTGTACAATGTCCGCACAGGGTGTGGACCGGTCACCTAgtcttaataataaattataagttttaaaaattgttttagttgttcagaaaaaaattTATCCATGACAAAGAAACCGCTAGGCAGTTAGACATCCAAATCACGTCATTTAGCGTTTTCACAAACAAGTATCTTCCACAATTCAAGAATTCACAATTAAATAACTGCTCCACCGATCAGAAACCAAAACATGATTTGGAGACGGTTGAACACGAAGACAACAAAACTCAAGTGTAAGTATTTtgtacttttattttatctacCAATTATAACTTTTCAAGATTTTGGAGTTTTGTTgagatttatttttatgtctTGCACAGCATCATTCACAGGTGGGGTGGCGAGAAGAACATGTGAATGGATGGTCGTTTTTGTGTTAccttttataacttttttttcaattcatttTGCAAAGTTTTATGGCTGCCCAAAACTTACGTTTACGAGTTGTTTGACATTTATAAGCAAACAGAAATTTCAGTGAGATCAAACCAGCATAAGAATCATCTAAAGATTGGCTAACTTGATAAGAAGAAGGAATAGCTTCTAAGTCCTCGGGTTCATAAACGTTAATGGCGTCACTTAAAAACTCGGTGAGTGATTGTTTTTTCTAATCCCGTATTTGCCTATTCattagtactccctccgttttttaaagagtgtcgttgtgacatttttcatacagattaagaaagttgttgaaatatatgtaagttgtaattaattatacctatttgaccaatagtatttttgaaaaataaaattatttataaaatcaatgcagtttgcaattaattttcagctgaaagttagtataatttacattggaattgtaaagtgacactctttgtgtaacaagaaaatgaactcagaatgacacttattactccctctgtaccattttaagtgatatttaaggtttttacacaaagattaagaaaatacaaatttctatgtaatttatcttggttacataaaattgcattaaataaaatcagtctaaccaataagaaaaacatgtagtattttgtaattggttgcaaatttcaattgacattaaattttatttagaaatgtgagaacatcacttattatggaacaaaataaaaatgcttaaacatcacttaaattGGTATAGAGGGagtatgaaacagagggaatacTAAATTTCCATCGAAACtggttaaatatatttcaacaatcaaCATTGATGTTTGTTTTaggttatataagataattaagATCAAATCAAGTAAAACAATGAAAACCAAAgtaattaagaaaattgttagtgTGCGTACGAGtgttctctttcttttttctaacCTTAAGTAATTTTTGTTGGTTTTGTtatgaattttgttttggttaatgTGTTTAATTGCAAAAAATACTGTATTTAATTGCTATaatcttttaatatatgttttttactaaaaaatctcaaaatattcATACTTAATAAATATGTTATGtctttcttaaaatataaaagtatttaaaagatatatatatatatatatatatatacatatataaaagtattttataaaaattaatagtaataAATAACACTTgaattaattttaaacatatatttccaccattcatttatttaattcttttagttttgtatttacATAATTATA
The Raphanus sativus cultivar WK10039 chromosome 1, ASM80110v3, whole genome shotgun sequence DNA segment above includes these coding regions:
- the LOC130497606 gene encoding uncharacterized protein LOC130497606; this encodes MLSGEEKVYLSSDSIIPSDIDVEENVVYPPEFLNSVKVVGLPRHYLKLKVGAHIMCLCNMDLADDLCNGNRLIVTQLLPHVIKGRIIIGNTIAGDKVWILRMYVIPPDTMFPFRMRRRQFPVTLAFAMAINKSQGQTLESVDLFLPRSVFSHGQLYVALSRVKSRAGLKILITGRMGSDEYEDR